One Stratiformator vulcanicus genomic window, AGATCGACGTCGTCCCGCAAGACCATCCCGTCGAGCCTGTTTTCGAATGACGCTGCTATCTCGGCCAACGTGCGCCCGTCGGTCGGGTGTCGATAGTCGGGATCGAGTTCGGCGAGCGGAATGGCGAGAAACGCATATCGAAAGATGTCGCCATCGGGCAGCGTTCGCCCCGCATATTCGCCCACGAGATCGTCAAACAGGGCCAGATCGAGATCGATCGTGCGAGGCCCCATCTTGTTTTCGGGATCGCGGACTCGGCCCAGACGTGTCTCGATTTCGCCGACGACATCGCTGAGGAACTGTTCGGGCGACAATTCGGTCGCCACGAGCACGGCCGCATTCAAGAAGTCGGCCTGATCGGTGAAACCGACCGGCGCGGTTTCGTAGACGCGGGAGACGGCTAGGATTTCGCCGTGGCTGGCCAGCAATTCGATAGCCGCGGGCAGATTCTGCTCCGGGTCGATATTGGATCCGATTCCGACGAAAGCGCGATGCACAGCGGGGGCTTCAGACACGAATGTAGGCGAGGGATTACGTTCGTCGAACGGCTCCGCTGATGCAAGGATTTCGCACTAGACAGTCGAAATTTCGACTCGCCGGGCATCTAAACTCATCACCTTGACCGCGTGATCACAACGCCGACGGAGGCGGCGAAGCGGACGGCAGTCGGCTTCTCCACTTTGACCGTCGCAGTCGTCACGCGGTCATCTTCCAGACAGATCGCAGCGATCTGCGCAGCCATCTTCTCGACGAGAAAGAATTCGGAGTTCTCGACGAGATCGATCGTCCTCTTCGAAATCGTCCGGTAATTCACGGCATCGTCGATCGCATCGCTCTGGCCGGCCGGACCGCAATCGCAATCGAGCGTGATGTTGATTAGCACATCCTGCTTTTTGATCCGCTCGTCGGGATTGATTCCGATGATCGCCCGCAGCAGCAGGTCTTTGATGATGACTTGGTCGCTCATGGTCCCGACAGGTGCTCCGCTCCGGTGACGTGCAAAATCTCGCCGCTGATAAAGTCCGACTGCAAAAGATAGAGCGCCGCGGCCGCGATGTCGTCCGGTCCACCGGTTCGGCCCAGTGGAATCTCCGGCACCTTGCGGCTTTTCCACTCCTCGGGATCGCTTCCGGGCGGCGGCAGGATCGCTCCCGGGGCGATCGCGTTGACCTGAACGCGCGGCGCCAACTGCTGCGCGAGCCCTTCCGTCATTGCCGCAAGCCCCGCCTTGGCGAGCGTGTAGGCGATGAAGTCGGGGGGAATTCGCCGTGACCGCCAGTCGGCGAGATTGAGGATGTGTCCGCGACGATCCCCCGGCAGTTGTTTCACAAATTGTTGGGCAAGGAAGAACGGCGATTTCAGATTGATGTTCTGGTGCCGGTCGTATAGGTCTTCGGTCGTCTCCACCAGCGGCGCGTTTTCAAAGATCGCCGCGCTGTTGACCAGCACGTCGATAGGCCCGAATGCGTCGCGGGCCGCATCGAAGATCGCCTCGGCCGTCGCGACCGAGTCGTTCAGGTCCGCCGAAATCGTGAGCGCTCCCACCCCGAACTCACGAAGTTCCGCAGCCGTCTCTTCAGCTTCGTCTTTCGAGGTTCCGTAATGCACGACCACATTGGCACCGGCCCTGCCCGCCCCGAGGGCGATCGATCGACCGATTCGGACCGCGGCACCGGTCACCACGCACGTTTTGCCGTCAAGGTTCATAAGGAATCTGCACCATCAATCCGAAGCGCGGCGGTGTTCAAGCAACGTCCGAGGGACGGAGACAGGAGAATATTCAGAGCACTATAGTCGAATCGCTGCTCGCGTCCGCTAAAATGGGAGGCCCTCCCCATCTGGTGGAAATTTTGTGAGGCCCGTCGGGTTTGTGGGGCCAACAACTCACTCGAAAATTCGGCTTAACCCGTTCAGATCGAATGTGTTAAGTTCATCCGCCCGAAGCCGCATCGACTGAAGGCAGAACGACACCGAAGTCTGAGGCTCGCCAATTCAGCGAAGTCGTCAACAATCTGTTGTTGCGATCTGATCCGACCACCGCGAATTCCGCATCTTTGAAGCACCTCTATGACCGCTGGACCAAATCATTCGCGGAACAGAGCTCCGAAGGTCATCATCGCCGGAGCCGGACCGGGCGGTCTGGCCGCGGCAATGCTGCTGCGTCATGCGGGCTGCCAGGTGAGCCTCTACGAACGCCGCCCGAGCGTGGGAGGCCGGACCAGTTCGATCCGCGCCGAAGGTTTTCGCTTTGACTGCGGGCCAACCTTTTTTCTGTATCCTCGGGTCCTTCAGGAAGTATTCTCCGCCGTCGGACGTGATCTGGCTGACGAAGTACCGATGGCGCGGCTCGATCCGCAATATCGGCTGATCTTCGGCCAAGGCGGCCAACTCGACGCCACCCGTGACGTCGAGAAAATGGAACGACAGATCGCGTCGATCAATCCACGCGACGTCGGGAACTTCGAACGCTATCTGACGGAGAACCGCCACAAGCTGGAGAAATTCCGGCCTGCGCTCGAGTCCCCCTTCAGCAAGCTGACCGATTTGATGTCGCCCGGGCTCATCGCAGCCCTGCCGGTCCTGCGGCCGTGGCTGTCGGTTGACGGGGACCTGAAACGCTACTTCAAAGACCAGCGGCTGCGAATCGCGTTCAGCTTTCAGTCGAAGTATCTCGGGATGTCTCCCTTCCGATGTCCGAGCCTGTTTTCAATTCTGGCGTTTCTCGAATACGAACACGGCGTCTGGCATCCGTACGGCGGGTGCGGGCAGATTTCGGAGCGGATGGCTGAAATCGCCGTCGAGATGGGCGTTGAACTGCATACCGCCGAGCCGATCGAAGAGATTCTTTTCGACGGGCGTAAAGCCGTTGGTGTGAAGACCGCATCCGGCGAAGAGTCCTGTGATGCTTTGGTCATCAACGCCGACTTCGCCCGCGCGATGCAGCGACTCGTTCCCGACACAATTCGCCGTCGCTGGACCGATCGCAAAATCGAGAAGAAGGAGTTCAGTTGCTCCACCTACATGATGTATTTGGGGATTGAAGGTCTCGAAGAGCAGTTGCAGCACCACACGATTTACATCTCTGAAAACTACGACCGCAACCTGCGAGAGATCGAGAGCGACCATGTGCTTTCGGACGATCCCAGCGTCTACGTTCAGAACGCCGGAATCACGGATGACTCGCTCGCCCCGAAAGGTTGCAGCACGCTATACGTGCTCGCCCCGGTGACGCATCAGCATCCGAACGTCGACTGGTCCGTCGAGAAAGATCGATTCCGCAAAGTCGTGATGCGACAGCTCGCACATTTAGGAATCGAGAATCTTGAGAAGCGAATTCGCTTTGAAAAGATCATCACACCGGCCGATTGGGATACCGACTACGAAATTCACATCGGTGCGACGTTCAATCTCGCTCACAGCCTGAAGCAAATGTTGCACTTGCGGCCGCGAAACCGCTTCGAAGACCTTGACGGCGTCTATCTCGTGGGCGGCGGAACTCACCCGGGAAGTGGTTTGCCGGTGATTTACGAGTCAGCACGCATCACCAGTCGCCTGCTCTGCGGGGACTTCGGTTTAGAGTTTCCTGAGACCGACGAGCCGCCGGCCCTCATCTCTCGCGGCTCCGCCGATGATGCTTTGGAAGCCGAGGCCGTTGCTTCCTGATATGATATTTTCCGACCGCACCGTTGCGGCGACCGTCTCGATGGATCGACCGAACATGTCCACAATCACCGCACAGCGCCCCAATATCGACCGCCGTTCTCACAGCGACGACCCCGACGAGGTCGCATTCGTTTCGGAGGCCCTGACGCAGGCGCGGTCGAGCCAGTCGGCTTGGGCAGAGCAGCCGCTCCGAGAAAAACTGAAGATCGTCCGCCGCTTTCGCGAGCAAATTGCCGCACGACCCGATGACTTCACGTATGCGGTTGAACTGCCGCAGCGACGCAATCGCGCCGAGACCCTGGCCTCTGAACTGCTCCCGCTGGCCGACGCCTGCCAATTCTTGGAGTCGGAAGCGCCGCGGCTCTTAGAGCCGAAAAAGCTCTCAAAACGCGGCCGACCCGGCTGGTTGAAAGGCGTCATTGCCGAGGAGCATCGGGAACCGTTCGGCGTCGTGCTGATCATCGCGACTTGGAACTATCCGCTGCTACTGCCGGGCGTGCAGATGCTTCAGGCTCTCGTAGCCGGCAACGCCGTGCTGCTTAAGCCCGGTAAAGGAAGTCACGCCGCCGCGGTCGCGCTGCGAGAAGCCGTTGTGGCGTGCGGACTCGACCCGAACCTCGTCACCGTGCTTTCTGAAGCGACCTCCGCCGCCCAGACCGCCATCACGCCGCCCGAGGGAACCTCCGGCGCGGACAAAGTCATCCTGACCGGCGCCGCTGCGACGGGTCGCAAGGTGCTCGCTCAAACGGCGGAGCATCTCACCCCCGCCGCCATGGAACTTTCAGGCTGTGATGCCGTCTACGTTCGCGGCGACGCCGACCTCGATCTGGTCGTCGATTGCCTCGCCCTCGGCATGACCTTCAACGGCAGCGCCACGTGCATCGCTCCCCGTCGCGTGCTCGTCCACAATTCGATATGCGATGAGCTCGCCGACCGACTGTCGGCTCGGTTTGCCGAATTGCCGAGCGCCGCGATCGAACCGACACTGGCCGGCCGCCTTTCGCGGCTGGTCGACGAAGCCTGTGATGACGGAGCAACCAAACTGGCCGGGCAGGTCGAAGGCCATGTGGTCGCGCCGATTTTGCTGCGCGACGCTTCGCCTGAGATGGCATTGTTGCAGGCGGACATTTTCGCCCCGCTGCTGTCGATCGTCCGCGTTACCGGAGACGAGCAAGCCCTCGAATTCGACCGCCGGTGTCCCTACGCGCTGGGCGCGACGATCTTCTCAACCGATGAAACGGCGGCGCGATCACTCGCTGCACAAATTAATGCCGGTTGCGTCGTGATCAATGACTTTTTGATTCCGACGGCCGATCCGAGAATTGCCTTCGGGGGGCGCGGAGAGAGTGGTTTCGGCGTCACCCGCGGCGGACAGGGTTTAATCGAGATGACGCAGCCGAAGACGGTCGTCGTGCAGCGAGCATCGTGGCGACCTCATTTGACCCCGCCCGACGAAACTTACGAACAATTCTTTAAAAATTACATCGCCTCGGCCCACGCGAAGAGCCCTTGGGCTCGAGCCAAGGCGGGGTTTGCTTTCCTGTCTGAAGCGGTGAAGAGGCAACGAGAACAACGTTAAACGGCGAACATATATAGCCCGACGCGCAAGCGAGGGTGCTATCTTGGATCAAAAAAGTCAAAACACATTATTCGCCCTCGCTTGCGCGTCGGGCTATCGAACTGGAAAACCCCGATGAGTATCGCCGAGCCGCTGGAAGCACATTCAACTTCGTCCGCCTCGAACGAACGTATCGTCGTGATCGGTGGGGGTTTGGGCGGCCTCGCCTCGGCCTGCGTGTTAGCCGCCCGCGGCTATCAAGTCACATTGCTCGACAAAAACGAATGGTTCGGCGGCAAGGCGGCGATCCTGCATGAAGGCGGATATCGCTTCGACATGGGGCCGACGATCGTCACCCTGCCCTCGGTCTTGAAGCGCATTTTCGCCGAAGCCGGTCGCGAGATGGCCGACTATCTCGACATGCGGCCGCTCGACCCGCAGTGGCGGTGCTTCTTCGATTCCGATTCGGCGAGCGGCGGTGGCGTGCTCGACCTTGTGTCCGACGTCGACCAGATGAAGCAGAACATCGCGGAATTTACCGGAGGCAGCGGAACATCGGCGGATGGTTACGAGGAGTTCCTCAACTATGCCGAGAAGTTGAACGGCGTTTCCGACCGTTTCTTCTTCTGGAAGTCGGTCGGCGGCTTGATGGACACCTTCAAAGCCGACGGCATGTTCGATGCGAAAGTCCTTAAAGACGTGATGTCGTTGCGAATGGGCTCGAGTGTTGCGGGAACCGTCCGAAAGTACGTGCCGGACGAACGGGTCGCGCAGATGATCGACCACTTCACCCAATATGTCGGCAGCGCCCCCGATCAATCGCCCGCCGTGCTGTGCGGCATCGCTCATATGCAGACCGAAGAAGGAATTTGGTATCCGATCGGCGGCACGCGGGCGGTGCCCGAAGCTCTGTGCAAACTGGCGGGCGAATTGGGCGTCGAATTCCGGCCGTCCACTCACGTCGCTCATATTGAAACCCAAAACGGTCGCACCACCGGAGTTCGTGCGGTCAACGGTGACCTTATTGAATGTGGCGCGGTCGTTTCGAACAGCGATTCCGTTCGCACACACCGCGAACTCATTGAGGGCAAGCCGGCACAGAAATTCTTAAATCGTCGGCAATACGAGCCGGCCTGCTCCGGTGTGGTTCTCTATCTTGGTCTGAAAGAATCTTACGAGCATCTGCTGCATCACTGCTTCGTCTTTAGTCGCGACGCCGAGGAAGAGTTCGAGGCGATCTATCGCAAGGGTGAACCGGCTCCCGATCCGACGTGCTATCTCGCCGCTCCCGCCCGTACCGAACCCGGCGTGGCGCCGGAAGGTGGGGAGGCACTCTACGTGCTCGTTCATACGCCTTACTTACGCGATCACCACGATTGGTCGAAGATGCTGCCCGAATATCGGCAGGTGATTCTCGACAAGTTGAAGCGAACCGCGGGAATGGAAGACATTGAAGACCGCATCGAAGTCGAGCAGCACTTGACGCCACAGGACATCCACGAGCGGTATCATGTGCTCAACGGTGCGATTTATGGTCTCGCCAGCCACGGTAAATTTACGGGGGCATTTAAACCCGCGAACCGAAGCAAAGACGTGACCGGCCTATATCTGGCCGGCGGTTCGGCTCACCCGGGCCCGGGCATGCCGATGGTCTTAATGTCTGGCTGGATTGCCGCCGACACCCTCGACCAGGACGGCGTGGTCAGTAAATCTGCCAATTAGTAGTGCCGTCGCGAATGTAAAGACAGGGACTCGAGAACTCGGACCGATGGGCATCCCACAGCAATTTCACAACTCGCGGTTGTCTCCACGAACATGAGTACTGCCACCGCCCGGACATCCAAAGCGGGTCGCCGGCCCGCGGCTTGCCCGCGGCTCAACAAGACGCTGTGTCGGCTTTTCTTAAGATACCTGCGCGGATATTTCCCAAAGCATTTCCACGCATTGCGGATTCAATACGAGAATCGCGAGGCGATACCGACCTCCGGCCCGGTCGTATGCTTCATTAATCACGCCGGTTGGTGGGACCCGCTGACCGCGTTTCAGTACAATCGTTTTCTGTTCCCCCAGCGATTCGCATTCGCGCCGATCGATGCCACAGCTTTGGAACGATATCCCTTTCTCGGCAAGATCGGCCTGTTCGGAATTGACGCGCATTCCCCTCGCGGGGCGGTGCAATTATTAAAGACAGCGGGCGCGATCTTCGAGCGTCCCGACGCATCGCTGTGGATTACGCCACAGGGGCGATTCTGCGACCCGCGTGAGCGGCCGATCCGGTTTGAGCGGGGGTTGGGACATCTGGCGAAGGGGACGCGAGGTTTGACTTTAATTCCGGTCGCCATTGAATATTGCCATTGGAATGAACGTCTGCCCGAACTGCTGGTGCGTGTCGGCGATCCGGTGAAGAGTCCGACGAGCGATGATGGCACGACCGACCTCCCCCTCGACACTGACGCATGGACGGCTGAGTTGGAGCATCGGCTTGAAGCGACGATGGACCGACTGGCGGTCGATGCGATCGCGCGGGACAAGTCGCGATTTGAGGTGGTCCAAGCGGGCCGGTCCGGGGTGAGTAGTCTATACGACCCGGTCCGCCGCGCGATCGCGTGGATGAAGGGCAAACGATACGCGGCCGAGCATGACGTGGTGCTGGAAGGCAAAACGTAATGTCGTACTGGATGTTTGCCCTGGCGATCACCGCTCTTGTACTCGCGGCGATTCCGGCCTTAATGACCGCAATCAATCTTTGTGTGTTTCATCCGCCGAAAAACCCGGATGCCGGCGCCCGCCCGGCAGGCATTTCGCTGCTGATCCCCGCGCGAAATGAAGAGCGTTCGATCGAAGCCTGTGTGGAAACGGCATTAAAGAGCGAAGGGGTCGACTTGGAGGTTGTGGTCTTAGACGATCACTCTGAGGATGCAACCGCGAATATTGTCGGACGGCTTGCCGAGCGAGACGATCGCGTGCGACTCGTCTCGGCGCCGACTCTCCCGGAGGACTGGTGCGGGAAGCAACATGCGTGCTTCCGACTTTCCCGATTCGCGACTCATGATCGGTTCTGCTTTATCGATGCCGATGTGCGAATTAAGCCGGGTGCTCTTGGGGCGATGAATGCCGAAATGGAGCGGCGCGGCGTCGACCTGCTCAGCGGCTTCCCTCGACAGGAAACCGGCACGCTTTTGGAAAAGTTGTTAATACCGCTGATCCCGTTCTTATTAATGGGATACCTGCCGCTGCCGATCGCGCGGCGCTCAAACTGGTCCGCCTTCGCGGCGGGTTGTGGGCAATTCTTCCTGACGACCCGATCGGCTTATGAGACGGTCGGTGGTCACGAGGCCGTAAAGCGATCGCTGCACGACGGTGTGACCCTCCCGCGGGCTTATCGGCGGGCGGGACTCAAGACCGATATTGTCGATCTCACGCCTTTAGCAACCTGCCGGATGTATCGCTCGAATGCCGAGGTCTGGAGCGGGCTGTCAAAAAATGCGACCGAGGGCCTGGCCTCGCCGATCGGCATCTGGGTCTGGACGTTTCTGCTGGCGGGAGGATTCTTACTGCCGTTCGCGCTGCGGTGGGAACCCCTAGACTGCGTCGAGCTTCCCCCTTCCGATGCATCGAAGGAAGTCTGGGACGATCACCAGCGATTCCTTGATGCTGACAAAGCGCTGGTGTTGATGCCGCAAATTGGCGTGGCGCTGGCACTGCTGACACGGCTGGTATTGGCGTGGCGGTTTCGACAGTCGCTCTTTGCGGCAGTGACTTATCCGGTGGGAATCGCGACTTTACTCGTACTGCAATGGTCCGCATTGGTCCGCAAACTCCTCGGTCGCCCGGAGTCCTGGAAGGGACGCAACTATACGGCGGCCACTTCCTCCACGCAGACGTAGCCGATCCGGCCATAGGAGTTATCCCGGTTCCGTTCGCTTTCGCCACCGAATGGTTCTTCGGTTCGCTATAATGATTTGGAGGGGAAGTTGACGCCTTTCAATTTATGTCGAAACGAAACGTTTTTTATCTGCCGCGGAGGAGAATAGCTTATGTTTTGGAAGCGAGATGTCTTAAACGATGCCGATGCGAAGAAGGTCGGCGATGAGTTGCAGAAGGTTTTGGTCCATCTGGTCGATCTGAGCCTCACGACGAAGCAGGCTCACTGGAATTTGCACGGCCGAACATTCTTCGGTGTGCACGAAAAGTTGGATGAGATCGTCGCAGCCGTCCGCGAGTATGTCGACGAGGTCGCGGAGCGAATGGATCAATTGGGGATCGCCCCCGACGGTCGCGCTCAGACGGTGACGGCCAGTTCGACGTTCGAGCCCTATCCCGACACATTCTTAACGGTCGGGCAGACGCTGACCCACATGGCCGATCGGCTGTCGATTCTTTCGAAGGTGCTTCGAGACGCCTCGACAGCAGTGGCCGATCCCGACCCGCCGACCGAAGATCTGCTGATCGCGATCACGCAGACGGTCGAGAAATACCTGTGGATGCTGCAAGCCGCGCAAGAAGCCGACGGCGAGTGATCGGGCGGTGCCGAATTCAGAAAACCGCAAAGCGGGATGTTCTCAGAACGTCCCGTTTTTTTGCGCCGTCCACCAAGCCAGCCAAGTACGTTCATCGTAACCGAACGATTCTTCCGCCCCGGTGATTTTCTTAAGGGCCGTGAGTATTTCAGGATTCTTATGATTGTAATTGATCGTCACGGTCTTCCAGCGAACATTCTGAGCAGCCGCGGGATCGTTCACGATGACACCGTTCTGTAGTTGCCCGCTGCGGAGCATTAAGTCGATGTCGGGAGGCAGGGATGCGCCTCCGGCTCCGAAAGAACCCGCCGTTGAAAAGCTCATCGTGCCGCTACGATCGGGTACCTGGACTTTATATTGATGGGTCGTAATCAGCGAAGCGATCAGGTCAGGGACGGCGTTTTGATCGGCCACGCGGCCCAGACCGATCCCTGACCGCCGGACCATAATGTTCTTGTCGCTGCGCAGGGTGCGACGGTACTGGGTCATGGCGAGCGGAAATTGATTTTCTGTGATGGAATCGAGTGCGAGATCTCTCATCCGGCGGTTCACGTCGAGCAAGGATTGATCAACAAGGGGACCGACGGCTGCCCCGCCCCCGATGTTGACGATTGTCGCCACATACAATTCTCGCACCGGCACCGATTTGGAGTTCGACAGAAAACGCCGCAGCGCAGGAATCGCGTCGGGGTCGTCGATTCGCTCAAAGTTCTCGATCGCTTCGAGTTGTCGGCCGGAATGTCCGCCGAAAAGCCAACCCGCCCAAAGTCTGACGCGAGGATACCACGCTTGCACCCGCTCCTCGCGGGCGGCAGCGCGTTCCATTAAATCACGTTCCTGCGAGGTCACATATCGCCCGTCATGCTTGACGTATCCACGACGACGCATCGCTTCATCCCGCGGCAGCCACTCGCCATCATGACGTATGTGGCCCAGGGCAGCGCGGGCACGCTCGTGATCAGGTTCGAATTCCACAAGCCTCCGCAGATGCCTGAGCCGCTCGTCTTTCAAGCGATTCTCCCGGCACCATTCTGAAAGCTCCCAGTGTGCGGGCCCCGTATCGGGAATGGTCCGGGCCTTCGTCTCATATTCTTCGAGCAATGGCGAGCGGGTCTTCACTTCGGAGACATCGTCTCGATGCAGTTCGACCGTGATCCCGCCCGGCGTTGTCAGCGTGACACGTGAGTCGTCCGGCGCCGCACCGTCGACACCCAGACCTCGAAGTTCCCCACCTGTTCGCAGTTGCGCGACATCGGCCGACGTCATCGCCGGCGACACCAACAAAATGCAGGAGATCAACCCGATTGCCATCGCGTCTCGGGCACGCACCGGGTGCGGATTAGTAACAAGGTCGGTCGATCGCACGGGGGGTGGGCAGGACATGATCGTTCCACTGTTCGTACCGCAATTAGATTTCACCGCGCATCGGTTGGATTGCGCCGTTTTCGTCCATCCCATCCGCATGTTAGGGTGCGTTTCTCGGCAATAACAGACCCTATTCGCGTTGAAATTCCCGAATCAGCGTAACCGCTTCGGTCGGCGCGAATCAGGCAGGTCGGGTAGACCGGCGAGCTTGCGGGCTGGTATTCGGCCCGGCCCGGTCTCTACCATCAGTTGCGGAACGCGGACCGATCGGCCCTGTTCGAACGCGATCACTCCAATTCAATCGTGGTGTCGTCTCTATGCGTCATTCTCCAATCAATGTTACCGGGCCCTGCACGGTCGTCGGTATTCGGGTAATCAATCTCGCTCTGATTGCAATAACACTGCTACTCGGTGGTCTTGGTCCCGACACGGCATTTGCGCAACGATCAAAGATTCCGTCGAATTCCTTTTTGCGGCGATACGGCTTGGAGCGAGCGTGGCTGGGCCGGGCGACGATCGACGCCCGGCAAGACATTGTGAAGGTTTTGTCCGGCGATGAAGAAGTCATGTTCTGCTCAACGAGAGCCGGTGTGCTTTCGGCGTTCGACGCAGAGTCCGGGCGAAAATTGTGGACGCAGCTTTCGCCCCGTGTCCAACAATTCCTGTCGGATGTCGTGACCGACAAGGGTCGCGCCTTTACGATTGTCGGCGAAAAAATTTATGCAATCAATAAGTTGTCCGGGGCCATTGAGTGGGAACTAAGAGTGCCGTTCGTTCCGGTGTCCCATCCTGTTTTCGACGAAACTCAGATGTACGTCGCGACGCTCGACGGCAGTGTCTACGCCTTCAACATCGAAAAGGTTGAGAAATACTCCAAGGAAGGACTACTCCCGCAGTACATCGAAGACACGATCGTCTGGCGATACAATACGGGCATTCGGATCGTCTCACCCCCGGCGGTCTCGGAGGGGCACGTGGTGTTCGGAACGGCAAACGGGAACGTTTTCGGCGTTTCGGCCAGTGACCGCAGCGAACTCTTCCAGTTCGAAGTCGACACGAAATTTTCGGCTCCGCTGATCGCCAAAAATGGAATCGTCTATCTGCCCACGGCGGAAGCGACGATGTATGCGGTCCGGATGAGAAACGGAACGTCCGCTTGGGAATTTATCGCCGGCACTCAGATCAGTCAGCCGGTTCTGCCGATCGGTGATTCCGTCTTTCTGATTGCTGAGAATCAGGGACTATTCCGCGTCGAACGGAAAATCGGCGATGTGCATTGGAGAGATCGTCAAATTGAGCAGTTTCTCGCCGTCTCCAACACTCGGGCTTACGGCGGCGCCGAGCGCGGCAAGATCGTTGTCGACGATCGTGAGACGGGGCGCCGGATCGGAAGTTTCACGCTCGCCGATTTCAAAGTCCGCATGACAAATCCGCGGACCGATCGCCTTTACATGGCGACCGAGGCGGGGGTCGTAATGTGTGTGCGGGAGATCGCTTCGGACTTTCCGGTTTATCACGAAGCTCCCGACCTGCGTCCCATTCTGCCGGAATTCGCTCAGTAGCATCGCACGGTCGAACGAGCCGAGTCGATCGCAGACCGCGTCGAGCAAGTCGGCCGAGGTCATTGCTTTGCGGTCGTGTTCAGCCTCCGC contains:
- a CDS encoding lysophospholipid acyltransferase family protein, with protein sequence MSTATARTSKAGRRPAACPRLNKTLCRLFLRYLRGYFPKHFHALRIQYENREAIPTSGPVVCFINHAGWWDPLTAFQYNRFLFPQRFAFAPIDATALERYPFLGKIGLFGIDAHSPRGAVQLLKTAGAIFERPDASLWITPQGRFCDPRERPIRFERGLGHLAKGTRGLTLIPVAIEYCHWNERLPELLVRVGDPVKSPTSDDGTTDLPLDTDAWTAELEHRLEATMDRLAVDAIARDKSRFEVVQAGRSGVSSLYDPVRRAIAWMKGKRYAAEHDVVLEGKT
- a CDS encoding SDR family oxidoreductase is translated as MNLDGKTCVVTGAAVRIGRSIALGAGRAGANVVVHYGTSKDEAEETAAELREFGVGALTISADLNDSVATAEAIFDAARDAFGPIDVLVNSAAIFENAPLVETTEDLYDRHQNINLKSPFFLAQQFVKQLPGDRRGHILNLADWRSRRIPPDFIAYTLAKAGLAAMTEGLAQQLAPRVQVNAIAPGAILPPPGSDPEEWKSRKVPEIPLGRTGGPDDIAAAALYLLQSDFISGEILHVTGAEHLSGP
- the folB gene encoding dihydroneopterin aldolase; this encodes MSDQVIIKDLLLRAIIGINPDERIKKQDVLINITLDCDCGPAGQSDAIDDAVNYRTISKRTIDLVENSEFFLVEKMAAQIAAICLEDDRVTTATVKVEKPTAVRFAASVGVVITRSR
- the crtI gene encoding phytoene desaturase family protein, which encodes MTAGPNHSRNRAPKVIIAGAGPGGLAAAMLLRHAGCQVSLYERRPSVGGRTSSIRAEGFRFDCGPTFFLYPRVLQEVFSAVGRDLADEVPMARLDPQYRLIFGQGGQLDATRDVEKMERQIASINPRDVGNFERYLTENRHKLEKFRPALESPFSKLTDLMSPGLIAALPVLRPWLSVDGDLKRYFKDQRLRIAFSFQSKYLGMSPFRCPSLFSILAFLEYEHGVWHPYGGCGQISERMAEIAVEMGVELHTAEPIEEILFDGRKAVGVKTASGEESCDALVINADFARAMQRLVPDTIRRRWTDRKIEKKEFSCSTYMMYLGIEGLEEQLQHHTIYISENYDRNLREIESDHVLSDDPSVYVQNAGITDDSLAPKGCSTLYVLAPVTHQHPNVDWSVEKDRFRKVVMRQLAHLGIENLEKRIRFEKIITPADWDTDYEIHIGATFNLAHSLKQMLHLRPRNRFEDLDGVYLVGGGTHPGSGLPVIYESARITSRLLCGDFGLEFPETDEPPALISRGSADDALEAEAVAS
- the folK gene encoding 2-amino-4-hydroxy-6-hydroxymethyldihydropteridine diphosphokinase encodes the protein MHRAFVGIGSNIDPEQNLPAAIELLASHGEILAVSRVYETAPVGFTDQADFLNAAVLVATELSPEQFLSDVVGEIETRLGRVRDPENKMGPRTIDLDLALFDDLVGEYAGRTLPDGDIFRYAFLAIPLAELDPDYRHPTDGRTLAEIAASFENRLDGMVLRDDVDLRS
- a CDS encoding aldehyde dehydrogenase family protein: MSTITAQRPNIDRRSHSDDPDEVAFVSEALTQARSSQSAWAEQPLREKLKIVRRFREQIAARPDDFTYAVELPQRRNRAETLASELLPLADACQFLESEAPRLLEPKKLSKRGRPGWLKGVIAEEHREPFGVVLIIATWNYPLLLPGVQMLQALVAGNAVLLKPGKGSHAAAVALREAVVACGLDPNLVTVLSEATSAAQTAITPPEGTSGADKVILTGAAATGRKVLAQTAEHLTPAAMELSGCDAVYVRGDADLDLVVDCLALGMTFNGSATCIAPRRVLVHNSICDELADRLSARFAELPSAAIEPTLAGRLSRLVDEACDDGATKLAGQVEGHVVAPILLRDASPEMALLQADIFAPLLSIVRVTGDEQALEFDRRCPYALGATIFSTDETAARSLAAQINAGCVVINDFLIPTADPRIAFGGRGESGFGVTRGGQGLIEMTQPKTVVVQRASWRPHLTPPDETYEQFFKNYIASAHAKSPWARAKAGFAFLSEAVKRQREQR
- a CDS encoding phytoene desaturase family protein — translated: MSIAEPLEAHSTSSASNERIVVIGGGLGGLASACVLAARGYQVTLLDKNEWFGGKAAILHEGGYRFDMGPTIVTLPSVLKRIFAEAGREMADYLDMRPLDPQWRCFFDSDSASGGGVLDLVSDVDQMKQNIAEFTGGSGTSADGYEEFLNYAEKLNGVSDRFFFWKSVGGLMDTFKADGMFDAKVLKDVMSLRMGSSVAGTVRKYVPDERVAQMIDHFTQYVGSAPDQSPAVLCGIAHMQTEEGIWYPIGGTRAVPEALCKLAGELGVEFRPSTHVAHIETQNGRTTGVRAVNGDLIECGAVVSNSDSVRTHRELIEGKPAQKFLNRRQYEPACSGVVLYLGLKESYEHLLHHCFVFSRDAEEEFEAIYRKGEPAPDPTCYLAAPARTEPGVAPEGGEALYVLVHTPYLRDHHDWSKMLPEYRQVILDKLKRTAGMEDIEDRIEVEQHLTPQDIHERYHVLNGAIYGLASHGKFTGAFKPANRSKDVTGLYLAGGSAHPGPGMPMVLMSGWIAADTLDQDGVVSKSAN
- a CDS encoding glycosyltransferase — its product is MSYWMFALAITALVLAAIPALMTAINLCVFHPPKNPDAGARPAGISLLIPARNEERSIEACVETALKSEGVDLEVVVLDDHSEDATANIVGRLAERDDRVRLVSAPTLPEDWCGKQHACFRLSRFATHDRFCFIDADVRIKPGALGAMNAEMERRGVDLLSGFPRQETGTLLEKLLIPLIPFLLMGYLPLPIARRSNWSAFAAGCGQFFLTTRSAYETVGGHEAVKRSLHDGVTLPRAYRRAGLKTDIVDLTPLATCRMYRSNAEVWSGLSKNATEGLASPIGIWVWTFLLAGGFLLPFALRWEPLDCVELPPSDASKEVWDDHQRFLDADKALVLMPQIGVALALLTRLVLAWRFRQSLFAAVTYPVGIATLLVLQWSALVRKLLGRPESWKGRNYTAATSSTQT